The window GCGGCTATCTGCTCGTCGCGCCCGGCACCGCCTCGACGGCGATCGAGGGCGTCTATGCGGCCGGCGACGTCACCGACCATGTCTATCGCCAGGCCGTCACGGCGGCGGGCATGGGCTGCATGGCCGCCCTCGAGGCCGTGCGCTTCCTCGCCGAGCAGGACCACATCCGCGACCGTCACCCGATCAGCCATGCCGAGGCCGAGAAGATCGGCGTCTGGTAGGGCTGCGGCGTGGGTAAGCGCTGGCGGCCATAAGGCCGCCAGCTTAAAAGGCCCATCAGAGCCCGGCGGCGCGAATGAAGACGGCCTCGAACTGAGCACCGGTCTTTCGCCTGAAGGTCACGGTTTTGGGCACCCCCGGCTCGAAGGCCATATGCTTCTTGAGCACGAAGACGCTGTTGCCGGGCACATCGGTACCGTCAATCCTGACCAGCTCGTCCCCGACCGCGACTCCCGCCTCCATGGCCTGAGAGTCCGCCTGGACCTGCTGGACCACGATCTTGGCGACGGTGGTCTTGGTCAGTCCTGTGGTCATCACCTGAACGGAAAAACCGATCTTTCTCGCCCTCGGCTTGGCGCCGGCCTCTGCTGACACGGCCAGGGCAAGCATGGTCACTCCGAACACAACAGACCGGCGCAAGGGGGCGAGCTTGATCTTGTCGGCGGCGGTCATGCGCATGGGTTCCTGAATTGAGGCCTGTCCGGACCTTCTAGTCAGGCAGATCGCAAAGACCCATGGCCCCAAAACGCCTAGCTCATATGCATTTATGCATGGATTGGCCCTGCGCCCCCGGACAGGGATCTTGCTAGGGAACGCCTCGCTTGCCGATGGGCGGGCAACTGCGCCGATCCGGTAGAGGCCTTAGCCCAGTTCTGCGCCCACTCCGAAGACGGCGCGGACCATGGGATAGGCCGGTCGCCCTGCCGGCCCTGACCCTAGTTCAAGGGCGACAACAGGTTCGGCGGCCGCTGTTTCGGCTTGGGCGGCGGGGCCTTGGGGGTCTCGGCAACGGGCGGCTTTTCAGCGGCAACCTCCGGAAGCTTGTCCAGGGCGCGGTTGATCTCGGCGATCTCTTCGGGCGTCGGGATCCGGCGACCGGCGACCGTCCCTTCGAACTTCAGGCGTTCACCGCCGGGGGCCGTGGCGTCGGGCACCGCAACCAGATGGGCCCCCGGGGCCAGGGTCGAGGGGATCAGGCCTGCTGCCTGGGCCTGGGCCAGGACCTGGGTATTGACCACCGCCCCGGCGGCCAGGGCCTCGGCTGGGGCGGCTTCGAGGGTACGGGCGTCACCGGCCAGCAGGATGTCGGCGGTCACGTCCTCACCGCCACGATACTTGCCCTTGAACGCCGCCAGGGTGCCCGACGGTCCGGTCCAGCGATAGAAGATGTGCTGCCCCACCTGGCGCAGCTTGACCAGGGTCGGGGCCCAATAGGGCGCGACATAGCTGGCGTGATAGTGGGTGGCGACACCCACATCCTTCATCACGAAGCCATTGAGGGCGCGGCGGGCCACCGACTCAGCCGAGGCCCAGAGCTGCGGATTGGGTTCGCGGGCCAGGGAGCCGTCGCAGGTGAAGCTGAACTGGCAACCGGTGGCGCGGGCGGCACCTTCATAGATCACGCCGCAGACGGTCTTGGGATAGCCCGGATGCCGCATGCGGTTGAGCACGGTCTGGGCCACGGCCTCCTGGCCGGCCAGGGGCTCGAAGGCGGATTCGAAATAGACCGCCTGGGCCAGGCAGCGCAGAGCCTTGGTGCGGTCCTCGACCGACGCCTTCAGCACGAACGGCTTCGCCGGCTCGATAGCCAGGGGCGCGGGCCGGCGCAGGCTGTTGATCAGGCGAGCCGTGTCGAAATCGGGCGCGGCATCGGAAAAGCGCGGGATCGAGGCCAGGTCGATCCGCTCCCAGCCGGGCACGCGACCCCAGTAGCGGGTATGGGGCCGGGGATCATGCCGACGGGCCAGGCTGAGCATGGCCGGATCCATATTGGCCACATAGCGGGTCAGGGCGGCGTCGGAGAAGCCCCGCGTCACCCGCGCCACCCCGGCCTCACGGCCATAGCCGCGCGGCACATAATAGGTGGCGCATGCGGAAAGGCCGCCCAGCAGCAAAAGCCCCAGGGCGGCCTTGATCCAAGACTTGGAAACGGCGGTCAACACGAAGCGGCTATTTGCCGCCCAGGGTCGCGCGGATCATCCAGGCGTGTTTCTCGTGGGCCTGCAGGCGCTGGGTCAGGAGGTCGGCGGTCGCTTCATCGCCCGCGTCGTCAGCGGCCGGAAAGGCGGCGCGCAGGGTGGCGATCACCGTCTCGTTGTCCTGCTTCAACTCGGTCAGCATGGCCTCCCAGTCTTGTTCGGGATCGCCATCCTTGATGCTGGAGAGATTGCCGAAGGCGGCATAGCCCTGCGGGGCCAGCTCGCCCAGGGCGCGAATGCGTTCAGCGATGGTGTCCAGCGCCGCCCACTCTTCCGAGTACTGACCTTCAAGCAAAACGTGCAGCGACTGGAAGTTGGGGCCTCTGACGTTCCAGTGATAGCCATGCGTCTTCAGATAGAGCGCATAGCTGTCGGCCAGGACCTTGTTCAGGCCGGCGGCGATCTCGCCGCGCTGTTTCGCCGAAAGACCGGTATTGGGGGCGGCGGCCATTCTCATCTCCCGTGTTGCGTGTTCTAGGTAAGCTCGTCCATGGTCTTGGCAAGCCTTGTTTCGGCGGAGAGCGACAAAGGTGAGTGAGGACATTTCAGCCCCATCCGTTGCCGACCGTGCACGCCTCCACGGACTGATAAGCGCGTGGCTGATCCCTCCCGTTCCACCGCCGGCCTGGCATTGCGCGCTGGCAACCCTGATCGCGACCGCAGCCGCCATTCTGATGCGCGTCACCCTGCTGGGCCTGAGCGGCGGCGTCGGGGCGACCCAGACCTTTTTCCCGGCCATTGTCCTGGTCACCCTCTATGCCGGCTGGAAATGGGGACTGGGTCCCATTGTCGCCGGCGCGGCCTTCGGCTGGTGGCTCTGGGGCGGCCGCGATGGCGAAACCCTGTCAGAAGACGAGATCGCCACCCTGGTGATCTTCCTGCTCTCCTCCACGATCACCCTGATCGTCGCCGAGGGGCTTAGGGGGGCCCTGCGGGGCCTTTCAGAGGCCCGTCGCCAACAGATGGATGCGGAAACCCGGCTGGAACTGACCCAGTCGGCAGCGGGTGTCGGCCCCTGGGACTGGGACATCCCCACCGATACCCTCTATCTGTCTCAAGGGGCCCGGCAGAATCTCGGCCTCTCACCCGACGAGCCCATTACCTGGGCCAATCTGGTCGATCACGTCCATCCCGACGATCGCGCCATGGTCGCCGAACGCATCCGCAACTCGGTCCGGGCCGGCGAGGCCTATGAGGTCGAGTATCGCCTCGCTGACCTGAGCCGGGGGGAACGCTGGATCCATGGGCGCGGCGAGGTCCGTCGCGACGACACCGGCCGGGCGGTTCGGATCCTGGGCCTGAACTTCGACGTCACCCGGCGGCGCCGCGACGAGGAGCGCGTGCGCGAGAGCGAAGCCCGCTTCCGCAGCCTGGCCGACAGCGCCCCGGCCCTTATGTGGATGTCACGGGTCGGCGGCCAGCGCGACTTCGTCAACAAGGCCTATTCTGACTTTGCCGGCTGCGACTATGAGGAAGCCCTGGTGCTGGACTGGCGCACGCGGCTGGATCCGCGCGACCTGCCCGTCATTCTCAAGGGCCAGATCGCCGGCGAGGGCAGCCGCAAGCCCTTCAGCCTGGAAGGCCGCTATCGCCGCGCTGATGGCGAATGGCGCTGGCTGAAATCCTTTTCCCAGCCTCGCCATGCCCCTGACGGGGCCTTTGACGGTTTCATCGGTATCGCCTTCGACAATACCGATGCCAAGCAGGCCGAGGCGGACCTGGCCAGCGTCAATGAACTGCTGGCCGAGCGTGTTCAGGCCGCCGTCGCCGAGCGGGATGCGGCCCAGGCCGCCCTGTTCCAGTCCCAGAAGCTGGAGGCCATCGGCCAGTTGACCGGCGGCGTGGCCCACGACTTCAATAACCTGCTGACCGTGATCATCGGTGCGCTGGATGTGGTCGAGCGGCATCCGGAGGACGAGGCGCGTCGCCAGCGCATGATCGCCGCCGCCCTGGCCGCCGCCAAACGCGGCGAAAAGCTCACCCAGCATTTGCTGGCCTTCGCCCGCCGCCAGCCGCTTCGGCCAGAGATCTGCCGTATCGATCACCTGATCGCGGAAAGCGAAGGCCTGTTGCGTCGCGCCCTGGGCGACGCCTACGATTTCCGCCTGCGACTGGGGGGCGGCATTCGCAATGTCCTGGTGGATTCCGGCCAGTTCGAGGCCGCCCTGCTCAACCTCGTGGTCAATGCCCGCGATGCGACGCCGGCCGGCGGCGAGATCACCATCGAGACCCGCCCCGTGACCTTGCCGGTCGGGTTCGGCGATCTGGGCCCGGGTCAGTATCTGAGGGTGGCGGTCCGCGACACGGGGTCCGGCATGGATGTCGAGACAGCGGCGCGGGCGGTCGAGCCGTTCTTCACGACCAAGCCGCCCGGCGAGGGCACCGGCCTTGGCCTGTCCCAGGTCTATGGCTTCGCCCGGCAAAGCGGCGGCTCGGTGGACATCGAAACCCGCCCGGGTCAGGGGGCCTGCGTCGCCATGTTGCTGCCCATCGCCGAGGCCGCGGATCTGCCGACGGCTTCGGCCGCCATTGATCCGATCGCCAATCAGGTTCCGACCCGTGTGCTGCTGGTGGAAGACGATCCCCAGGTCGCCGAAATGGTCGACGCCATGCTTAGCGATCTGGGCCACACGGTAAGCCGGGCGGCCGGCGTCGACGAAGCCCTCGACTGCCTGGCACGGGATCCCGCCATCGGACTGGTCCTCAGCGACGTGATCATGCCGGGTGGCCGCAGCGGCGTCGACCTGGCCGAGTCCCTGGCCCGGAGCCACCCCGGCCTGCCGGTGGTGCTCTGCTCCGGATATACGGGTGGCGACCAGGGTCGCGCCCAGGCGGGGGCCTGGCCGTTCCTGAGCAAGCCCTTCTCGCTCGACAGCCTGGCACGGGCACTGAGCGCGGCTCGGACGCCCTGAAGCGTCCGAAGCGGGACACCTCTTTGCAAGCTCATCACAAAGGGCTATATGTGTTTCGTCACTTATGCTCAATTTCAGCATAAGCCGGACGCCGGAACGGTTAGCCCTGCTCCGGCGTTTTTTGAGGCCCCACAAATGCTCAGATTGAGCATAAGCGAGGATCACATGGCCGACGGGTTTGCCGCCTTGGAGTTCACCCCGCAGATCGAAGCGGAGACCGCCAACGTATGGGACAAGGTCAAGCACCATGTCACACCGCTGGAGTGGCGCAGCCAGGCCCCGCTGATCGCCGAGATCAACCGGCTCAAGCGCGAGAAGAATGCCGCGATCCTGGCCCACAACTACATGACCCCCGACATCTTCCACGGGGTGGGTGACTTCGTCGGCGACAGCCTGGCCCTGGCCAAGGAAGCCGCCAAGAGCGACGCCCAGATCATCGTCCAGGCCGGCGTGCACTTCATGGCCGAGACCAGCAAGGTCCTGTCGCCCCAGAAGAAGATCCTGATCCCGGACCTCAAGGCCGGCTGTAGCCTGGCCTCCTCGATCACCGGTGCCGATGTCCGGCTGATCAAGCAGCGCTATCCGGGCGTGCCGGTGGTCACCTATGTCAACACCACCGCCGAGGTGAAGGCCGAGACCGACATCTGCTGCACCAGCGCCAATGCCGTGCAGGTGGTGGAGTGGGCCGCGCGCGAATGGGGGACCGACAAGGTCATCCTGATCCCCGACGAGTATCTGGCCCGCAACGTGGCGCGTCAGACCGAGGTGAAGATCATCGCCTGGGCCGGTCACTGCGAGGTGCACAAGCGCTTCACCGCCAGCGACATCGCCGACATGCGCGCGGCCTGGCCCGGTGCTGAGGTGCTGGCCCACCCCGAATGTCCGACCGAGATCCTGGAGGCCGCCGACTTCGCCGGATCGACCGCGGCGATGAACGACTATGTGGCGGCCCGCAAGCCGGCGCAGGTGGTGCTGATCACCGAATGCTCCATGGCCTCCAACGTCCAGGCCGAGAGCCCGCTGACCCAGTTCATCGGTCCCTGCAACCTGTGCCCGCACATGAAGCGCATCACCCTTCAGAACATCCACGACGCCCTGGTTCACGAGCAGTTCGAGGTGACGGTGGACGCCGACATCATCGACCGTGCGGCCCTGGCCGTGCAGCGGATGATCGACCTGCCACCGCCGCTTGTTCCCGCCCGCTACGACCTCGTGAAGGCCCGCCATCACGTGGACGTGGAGCTGATCTAGTCCCCTTTCCTCCCGCCCTCCCCGGGGAGTGTGACATGACCGATCGCCTGATCTTCGACGGCCCCGTGATCCTCGGGGCCGGTCTCGCCGGCCTGACCGCTGCCCTCGCGGCTGGGCGCGCCCTGGTGCTGTCTCCGACCCCGCTGGCGACCGGCTGCTCCAGCGCCTGGGCCCAGGGCGGCATGGCGGCGGCCCTGTCAGAGGACGACACCCCCGCCCTGCACGCGGCCGATACGGAGGCGGCCGGCGCGGGCCTGTGTGATCCCGAGGCGGTGGCCTTGCTGACCACCGAAGGCCCAGGGGCCGTCCGTGCGCTCGCTGCCCTCGGCGCGCCGTTTGACACCCGCGACGGCGACTTCACCCTCAGCCTGGAAGCGGCCCACTCCAAGGCCCGGGTCGCCCGCGTCGGCGGCGACGGGGCCGGGGCGGCGATCATGGCCGCTGTCATCGCCGCCGTCCGCGCGGCACCGGCCATCGAGATCCGCGAGCGAGCCCGCGCCCGCCGGCTGCTGCAGGACGCCTCCGGCCGCGTCATCGGCGTATTGGCCGATATCGACGGCCGGCTGGTCGAGATCCTCGCCCCCTCAGTCATCCTGGCCACCGGCGGGATCGGCGGCCTCTATGCCGTGACCACCACCCCCGCCGAGGTGCGCGGCGAGGGCCTGGGCCTGGCGGCCCTGGCCGGGGCGGTGATCGCCGACCCCGAGTTCGTGCAGTTCCACCCGACGGCCATCGACATCGGCCGCGACCCCGCGCCCCTGGCCACAGAAGCCCTGCGGGGCGAGGGCGCGATCCTGCGCAACAGCGACGCCCGCGCCTTCATGGAAGACTATCACCCGGCCCGGGAACTGGCCCCGCGCGACGTGGTGGCCCGCGCCATCCATGCCGAGCGCGAGGCGGGCCGGGGGGCCTTCCTCGATGCCACCGTGGTGGTCGGCGGCCACTTCCCCCAAGCGTTCCCGGCCGTCTTCGAAGCCTGCATGAGCGGCGGCGTTGATCCGCGCAGGGCCATGATCCCGGTGGTTCCAGCGGTCCACTATCACATGGGCGGCGTGGCTACCGATCTGGACGGCCAGACCTCCCTGGCAGGGCTCTATGCGGCCGGCGAATGCGCCGCCACCGGCGTGCACGGGGCCAATCGCCTGGCCTCCAACAGCCTGCTGGAGGCCGCCGTGTTCGGGGCCCGGGCCGGCCGCGCGGCGGCGGCGGTCAAGGCCAAAGGCGGCCCGCCGGTCCTGCTGGAGCCCCTCCCCGACCTGCCGGACGCCGCCCTGCAGGCCCTGCGCAAGGCCATGAGCCGCGACGCCGGTGTGATCCGCGAGGCTGAGGGCCTGACCCGTCTGCTGGCCGAGATCGACGGGCTGGAAGCCGCCCATGGACTCTGCCCGACCCTGATCGCCGCTCGCCTGATCGTCGACGCCGCCCTGGCCCGCGAAGAAAGCCGCGGCGGCCACTTCCGCGCCGACTTCCCGGAAACGGGCGAGGCGGTGCGCACGTTCGTCACGCTGCAAACCGAGAGCGCCGCCGTGCGCTATGCCGCCGAATGACCCTCTCACCGCTTCCCGATCTCCTGATACGTCCGATCATTGATCTCGCCCTGACCGAAGACCTCGGCCGGGCCGGTGACATCACAGGGGAGGCCTGTATCGATCCGGGTGCCCGCCTGTCGGTGGCCTGGGTCAGTCGTCAGGACGGCCGCGTCTCAGGCCTGTCCTGCGCCCGCCTGGCCCTGGCGGCGATGGATCCGACGGCGCGCTTCGAGATCGTCACCGCCGACGGCTCTGACTGCGCGCCGGGCACGGTACTGGCCCGGGCGGAAGGCAAGGCCCGCGCCGTGTTGATCGCCGAACGCACGGGACTGAACCTGCTGGGCCGGCTGTCGGGCATCGCCACCCTGACCCGGGCCTATGTCCGCGCGGTCGAGGGCACGGGCGCGACCATCGTCGATACCCGCAAGACCACCCCGGGCCTGAGGGCCCTGGAGAAATATGCGGTGCGCTGTGGCGGCGGGACCAACCACCGCTTCGGCCTGGATGACGCTATCCTGATCAAGGACAACCACGTCGCCGCCTGCGGTGGGGTCGGTGAAGCCGTCCGACGGGCGCGGGCCTTCGCCGGCCATCTGGTCAAGGTGGAAGTCGAGGTCGACGGCCTGGACCAACTGGAAGACGCCCTGAAGCACAGCCCGGACGTGGTGATGCTGGACAATTTCAGCCTCGACGACCTGCGGACGGCCGTGGCCCTGGCCAAGGGCCGGGCGGTGCTGGAGGCCTCGGGCGGCGTCAACCTGACCACTGTGCGGGCCATCGCGGAAACCGGCGTGGACGTGATCAGCGTCGGGGCCCTGACCCACTCGGCACCAGTGCTGGATATCGGGCTGGACGCGGTCTGAGGTGATGCAGATGCTCGCCCTCTGGGGGAGCTGTCGGCAAAGCCGACTGAGGGGGACAGCTGGGCATTCGCCGCGACATCCCCCTCCGGCCCTGTGGGCAACCTCCCCCCAAAAGGGGGAGGAGCTAGGCCTTAGCCCCAGATCTTCATCAGTTCCCGCACAACCATCACCGCCAGGGTGATCGTCGAGGTCGCAAACAGCAGGAACCGCAGGTTCACGACGTTCACCGTCACCTGCACCAGGCTGTGCAACACCCGCAGGCCCACATAGGCCCAGGCCAGCTTCATCGCCAGATCGTCGCCATGACCGGCTACGGCGATCGCCAGGGCGGCGGCGTAGAAGATGGTCGGCTGTTCCATCAGATGGTTGTAGTTGTCGGCCGCCTGGCGCGGCCCGGCGGGCAGGACGTCCAGCGAGCCCGGAAAGGCGGCGTCCTGCGGCTTGACGCCGGCCTTGGCCATGGCCGGGATGCGGCGGATATACATCCACAGCCAGATCACCAGCGACCAGGCCACCAGCGCCATTACCGGCGCGATCATCGTGTTCATTTGGAGCGTCCCTCCCCGGACGTTTTGTTTGTGCGGGGAGGTTAGACGCAGAACAGTGATCTTGCGAAGCCTGACGTGCGGGAAAGATGCTCCCCCTCTGGGGGAGCTGTCGCGGAGCGACTGAGGGGGATAGCTGGACCTAGGCCGCGCGACCCCCTCCGGCCCTCTGGGCCACCTCCCCCCAAGAGGGGAGGATCTACGCCTTAGGCCCGGTCGCGGAAGGGATCGGCCGGATAGACCCCGAGGATCTCGAAGGTCTCGGAGAAGAAGCGCAGCTCGTCGAAGGCCAGGGCCAGGCTGCGGTCCTCGGGACGACCATCGACCTCGGCATAGAAGATGGTGGCCGTGAAGGCACCGCCCTCCATGTAGCTCTCCAGCTTGGTCATGTTGACGCCGTTGGTCGCAAAGCCGCCCATGGCCTTGTAGAGCGCGGCCGGCAGGTTGCGGACCTTGAACACGAAGCTGGTCACGCAGCGATGGGTGAAGGCCGGTGGCTCGGGAGAGGTCTCGGCCGTCATCACCAGGAAGCGGGTGGTGTTGTGGCGCTCGTCTTCGATGTCGCTGGCCAGGATGTCGAGACCATAGATCTCGGCCGCCAGGGCCGGGGCCACGGCCCCACGGGTCGGGTCGGGCCTCAGGGCCAGGGCCTTGGCCGCACCGGCCGTGTCGCCGGCCGACTCGGTGGTGACGCCCAGCTTGCGCAGGCTGTTGCGGCACTGGGCCAGGGCGATCGGCATCGAGGCCACCACCTTGATGTCCTCCAGCTTGACCCCGGCATTGGCCATCAGCTGGAAGCGGATCGGCTTGAAGCGTTCACCGATGATCTTCAGGCCCGAAGCCGGCAACAGATGGTGCACATCGGCGACCCGACCGGCGATCGAGTTCTCGATCGGGATCATGCCCAAGGCGCAGACCCCGGACTTGATGGCCTCAAAGGCCTCCTGGAAGGTGGCGCAGGGATAGGCTTCATAGTCCGGAAAATAGGTGCGGCAGGCCTCGTGGCTGTTGGCGCCGGGTTCGCCCTGAAAGGCGATCTTCTTGAGGATGCTCATGCTGTCTTCCGGGCCTGCTCACGGGCCGCTTCAAGGTCAGAGGGATTATCGACGGAGATCGGCGCTTCGGGGGCCACGGCGGCGCGGATCGTCATGCCCAGCTCCATGGCGCGCAGCTGCTCCAGCTTCTCGCGCTGTTCGAGCGCCGAAGGGGCTGCAGCGTTGAAGGCTTCCAGTGCCTCGCGCCGATAGCCGTAGATGCCGATATGGCGCCAGATCGGGCCGTCGCCATAAAGGGTCGACCGGGTGAAATAGAGGGCCCGGCCGCTCGTGCCGTCATCCTCCATGGCCAGGACAGCCTTGACCACGTCCGGATTGGTCCGGTCTGAGGGCGAGGCTTCGGCCGCAACGACGGTAGCGATGTCGCAATCCCCGAAGTCCTGCAACAGGCCGGCGCAGGCGCTCAGCACCGACGGATCGACAAAGGGCATGTCGCCTTGCAGGTTGATGACCACATCGTGCTCGAAATGGGGATCAAGCTCGGCCAGGGCCGCCAGGATGCGGTCCGAGCCGGAGGGCAGTTGCGGGTCGGTCAGCACGGCGCGACCACCTGCCGCATGCACGGCCTCGACGATCTCGCGATCCCCCGCAGCCACCGCCACAGGGCCGATATTGGCCTTGAGCGCCTGGTTCAGAACGCGGACAATCATGGGCAAGCCGCCGATATCGGCCAGGGGCTTGTCCGGAAGGCGGGTGGCGGCCATCCGTGCGGGGATCAGGACGATAGGGTTCATGAGTTCAATATCGCTGCTGCCCGGTTGCGCGAGGGGCGGTAGCGTGTAAGAGACGCGAGCGCAATAAGAGGCGCGCGCGGGGGATTCCCCGCCGCGGGTTTGGGCCCCGCCCCCGGCGGGCCGGTAAGAGGCTGACAAGGCTGAGATGAGCGACCTGACGTTCAACAAAATCGCTGGCGGCGTGCTGCTGACCGGCCTCGTTATTTTCGGTCTGCGGGAAGCATCGACCATCGTGTTCCAGAAGCACGAGGTCGAAAAGGCCGGTTACGAAATCGCGGTCGAGGAGACCACCGGAGGCGGCGGTGCCGCTGCGGTCGAGGTCGCGCCTGACTGGGGTACCGCCCTGCTGCTGCCGGCCAATATCGCCGCTGGCCAGGCCGTCGCGGCCAAGTGCGCTGCCTGCCACAAGATGGACCCGTCGAACCCCAACAGCATCGGTCCGGGCCTGTACGCCATTCTGGGCCACAAGCCCGGTTCGCACGCCGGCTTCGCCTATTCCAGCGCGATGAAGGAATTCGGCGCCAAGAACCCGGTGTGGGATTATGACCACATGTACGAGTTCCTGAAGGCACCCGGTAAGTACATCTCCGGCACCAACATGACCTTCGTCGGCCTGAAGAAGCCGGAAGATCGCGTTGCGATCATCGCCTATCTGCACAGCCTGGGTTCGACCCTGCCGGTTCCGGCTCCCAAGCCGGCTGAAGCTGCTGCTCCGGCTGCGGCCGAAGGCGCTCCGGCCGCCGCGCCGGAAGCCGGTGCTGCCGCCGCTGGTGCGCCTGCGGCCCCGGCTGCGGCCCCCGCAGCCCAGTAATCGGGCTCCGATCCTGACATCAAGGGCCGCGAAGTTCGCTTCGCGGCCCTTCTTGTTTTTCGCCGCAGATCCTGCCCTTCCGCTGAAGGCGGCTCTATGAGCCGGAGTGGGTAAGGCGACGTCAGCCGTAAAGACCCCCGCAGTCACTGCGTGAAAGCCCCCACGGGGGAAGCGTCAAACGTCTCAGGGTCGCCGGTAGCCGAGCGGCGCTCCGACCCCTGCGGCCTCGATACGGGCCACGGCCTCGGTCAGGGGCTCGATCGCCACGGCCATGTGGTGGGCATTGGCATGCAGGATGGTGTCCGGATCCAGCAGGATGGCGACGTGCCCCTTCCAGAACACCAGATCCCCGCGCCGACGCTCTGAGGCCTCGACCGGGCGGAAAAAGTCCCTCTGCAGATCGGTATCGCGCGGACAGGCCCGGTTACAGGCCGCCAGGGCCTGCTGGACCAGGGCAGAGCAGTCCAGCCCGAGCGATTCGCGCCCGCCCCATTGGTAGGGCGCGCCAAGGAACCTCTGGGCCACGGCGACATAGTCGTCTTCACCCCGGCCGACGGGCGTCAGATGGTCGGCGATGAACCAGCCCGAGCGCGCCGCCCGGGCAAACCGCCCCTCACAGGCCTCAACCGTCACCAGGGCCCCCAGGCTGTAGAGCCCGACAATGGCCGACTTGATGTCCGGAGCACTGAAAGCATAGGTGCGCAGCGCCGAGACGGCATGGCTGGCGGTCAGGACCGGGGCCGAAAGGGCGTCACTGGGCACATAGCCGACATAGCCGTCGCGCCCCGCCTGGCCGAAGGCGAAGCCGTCGACCTCGAACAGCACGTCGAAGCGCTCACCGAAGGCCAGTTGGTCTTCCTGCTCGGCGTCGGGGGCCGGGGCCTTGCGGATCGAGGCAATGGGCGCACTGGCCTGCATGGACTGGGTCGCTGCAAAGCGCTCGGCCGCGACCCGGCCCTCCAGCCGGATGTCGGCCAGGCCGTCGCGGATCAAGGTCAGGCGGCGATCCGGCGCGCTCATGCGGCAAACCTCGTCTTGAGCATGGCGAACAGGGCCCGGATCGCCTGGGCCTCACCGCCGACCGGATAGCCGGGCCGCCCCTTGGGGTTCCAGGCATAGAGGTCGAAATGGGCCCAGGGTCCGATGCCGTCGCCGGCGGGCGCGAAGCGCTGCAGGAACAGGGCGGCGGTCGTGGCCCCGGCCTGGGCCCAGGGGGCGGAATCGTTCTGGAGATCGGCGATGTCGCTGTCGATGGCCTCCCCATAGGCCTCGGTCAGGGGCATGCGCCACAGCGGATCAAAGGTCGCCTGCGACGCGCGCGCGATCTGATCGGCCAGGGCGTCATCCGCCGTCCAGAACGGGATCACAAACGGCCCCAGGGCCACGCGGGCCGCGCCGGTCAGGGTGGCGAGGTCCAGGGTCAGGGCCGGCTTGAGCTCGGCGGCGCGGGCCAGGGCATCGGCCAGGATCAGGCGGCCCTCGGCGTCGGTATTGCCCACCTCGACGGTCAGGCCGGCGCGGGTCTGCAGGATGTCACCCGGCCGCATGGCGTCGCCGCTGATGGCATTCTCGACCACCGGAGTCAGAACCACCAGCCGAACCGGCAGCTTTGCCGCCATCACAATCTTGGCCAGGGCCAGGGCATGGGCGGCGCCGCCCATGTCCTTCTTCATCAGCCGCATGCCCGAGGCTGGCTTGATGTCCAGGCCACCGGTGTCGAACACTACCCCCTTGCCGACCAGGGCGACCAGGGGATGTGAAGGCTCGCCCCAGCTCAGTTCCAGGATCCGGGGCGCGCGATGCGGGACTGCGGCGCGGCCGACGGCGTGGACGGCCG of the Caulobacter henricii genome contains:
- a CDS encoding leucyl aminopeptidase family protein; this translates as MLDSFPILASAPDGAIPIHPLFEAELEAFLAMRRPAVRTLAGQAQFKAKAGQVLVVAAPGGQVERVLMGLGSRAAVDPGLFRGLAARLPAGDYRLARMPRGLDASEATLAFALGLYRFDRYRKRSGEAGPRLVAPRAVDVAAIAAVSHACALVKDMVNTPANDMGPAEIEAIAREIAQQHGASLSVTTGDDLLAANYPAVHAVGRAAVPHRAPRILELSWGEPSHPLVALVGKGVVFDTGGLDIKPASGMRLMKKDMGGAAHALALAKIVMAAKLPVRLVVLTPVVENAISGDAMRPGDILQTRAGLTVEVGNTDAEGRLILADALARAAELKPALTLDLATLTGAARVALGPFVIPFWTADDALADQIARASQATFDPLWRMPLTEAYGEAIDSDIADLQNDSAPWAQAGATTAALFLQRFAPAGDGIGPWAHFDLYAWNPKGRPGYPVGGEAQAIRALFAMLKTRFAA